A genomic stretch from Kogia breviceps isolate mKogBre1 chromosome 1, mKogBre1 haplotype 1, whole genome shotgun sequence includes:
- the LOC131750993 gene encoding ETS translocation variant 3 isoform X2: protein MKAGCSIVEKPEGGGAYQFPDWAYKTESSPGSRQIQLWHFILELLQKEEFRHVIAWQQGEYGEFVIKDPDEVARLWGRRKCKPQMNYDKLSRALRYYYNKRILHKTKGKRFTYKFNFNKLVMPNYPFINIRSSGVVPQSAPPVPTASSRFHFPPLDTHSPTSDVQPGRFSASSLTASGQESGTGTDRKVELSELEDGSASDWRRGVDLMSSRNAVGGGIGHQKRKPDIMLPLFSRPGMYPDPHSPFAISPIPGRGGVLNVPISPALSLTPTIFSYSPSPGLSPFTSSSCFSFNPEEMKHYLHSQACSVFNYHLSPRTFPRYPGLMVPPLQCQMHPEESTQFSIKLQPPPVGRKNRERVESSEEAAPVTVPTLAPVRPRIKVEPASEKDAESLRQSAREKEERSQEEGSVPSRTTEEEKGTIFARPAAPPVWPSVPISTPSEEPLEVTEDSEDRPGKEPGAPEKKEDALMPPKLRLKRRWNDDPEARELSKNGKFLWNGSGPRGLATAAADA from the exons ATGAAAGCAGGCTGTAGCATCGTGGAAAAGCCAGAAGGAGGTGGAG CGTATCAGTTTCCTGATTGGGCCTATAAAACAGAGTCGTCCCCGGGCTCCCGGCAGATCCAGCTGTGGCACTTCATCCTGGAGCTGCTACAGAAGGAGGAGTTCCGCCATGTCATCGCCTGGCAGCAGGGAGAGTACGGGGAGTTTGTCATCAAGGATCCAGACGAGGTGGCCCGCCTCTGGGGCCGCAGGAAGTGCAAACCACAGATGAATTATGACAAGCTGAGCCGGGCCCTGAG ATACTATTACAACAAGAGGATCCTTcataaaacaaaagggaaaaggttTACTTATAAATTTAACTTCAACAAGCTGGTGATGCCCAACTACCCATTCATCAACATACGGTCAAGTG GTGTGGTTCCCCAGAGTGCGCCACCAGTGCCAACAGCCTCTTCCCGCTTCCATTTCCCACCTCTGGACACCCATTCTCCAACTAGTGATGTGCAGCCAGGGCGGTTCTCTGCTAGCTCCCTAACTGCTTCTGGCCAGGAGTCAGGCACTGGCACTGATAGAAAGGTGGAGCTTTCGGAGCTGGAGGATGGCTCAGCCTCTGACTGGCGCCGGGGTGTGGATCTCATGTCCTCCCGGAATGCTGTCGGCGGAGGGATTGGCCATCAGAAGCGCAAGCCTGACATCATGCTTCCCCTGTTCTCTAGGCCAGGGATGTACCCTGACCCCCATAGTCCCTTCGCCATCTCTCCCATCCCCGGCCGTGGAGGCGTCCTGAATGTCCCCATTTCACCAGCCCTCTCCCTGACTCCCACCATCTTCTCCTATAGCCCGTCGCCAGGCCTGAGCCCCTTCACCAGCAGCAGTTGCTTCTCCTTCAACCCTGAGGAAATGAAACACTACCTTCATTCTCAAGCCTGTTCTGTGTTCAACTACCATCTGAGTCCGCGGACATTTCCTCGTTACCCGGGGCTCATGGTTCCACCGCTACAGTGCCAGATGCATCCTGAGGAGTCAACCCAGTTTTCCATCAAGCTGCAGCCCCCACCTGTCGGGCGGAAGAACCGGGAGAGGGTGGAGAGCAGCGAGGAGGCAGCGCCTGTCACTGTTCCCACGCTGGCTCCTGTCCGCCCGAGAATTAAGGTGGAACCAGCTTCTGAGAAGGATGCTGAGAGTCTCAGGCAGTCGGCACGAGAAAAGGAGGAGCGCTCTCAAGAAGAGGGCAGTGTGCCAAGCAGGaccacagaagaggaaaaaggcacCATCTTTGCCCGCCCGGCTGCACCGCCTGTCTGGCCCTCTGTACCCATTAGCACCCCAAGTGAAGAACCCCTAGAGGTGACTGAAGACAGTGAGGACAGGCCTGGCAAAGAGCCCggtgcacctgagaagaaagaagATGCCCTGATGCCTCCCAAGCTTCGGTTGAAGCGGCGCTGGAATGATGACCCTGAAGCCCGGGAGCTGAGTAAGAATGGCAAGTTCCTCTGGAATGGGTCAGGACCCCGGGGCTTGGCAACGGCCGCTGCTGACGCTTAG
- the LOC131750993 gene encoding ETS translocation variant 3 isoform X1, translating to MWLVSLSRRVKMKAGCSIVEKPEGGGAYQFPDWAYKTESSPGSRQIQLWHFILELLQKEEFRHVIAWQQGEYGEFVIKDPDEVARLWGRRKCKPQMNYDKLSRALRYYYNKRILHKTKGKRFTYKFNFNKLVMPNYPFINIRSSGVVPQSAPPVPTASSRFHFPPLDTHSPTSDVQPGRFSASSLTASGQESGTGTDRKVELSELEDGSASDWRRGVDLMSSRNAVGGGIGHQKRKPDIMLPLFSRPGMYPDPHSPFAISPIPGRGGVLNVPISPALSLTPTIFSYSPSPGLSPFTSSSCFSFNPEEMKHYLHSQACSVFNYHLSPRTFPRYPGLMVPPLQCQMHPEESTQFSIKLQPPPVGRKNRERVESSEEAAPVTVPTLAPVRPRIKVEPASEKDAESLRQSAREKEERSQEEGSVPSRTTEEEKGTIFARPAAPPVWPSVPISTPSEEPLEVTEDSEDRPGKEPGAPEKKEDALMPPKLRLKRRWNDDPEARELSKNGKFLWNGSGPRGLATAAADA from the exons ATGTGGCTTGTATCTCTCAGCAGGAGGGTGAAAATGAAAGCAGGCTGTAGCATCGTGGAAAAGCCAGAAGGAGGTGGAG CGTATCAGTTTCCTGATTGGGCCTATAAAACAGAGTCGTCCCCGGGCTCCCGGCAGATCCAGCTGTGGCACTTCATCCTGGAGCTGCTACAGAAGGAGGAGTTCCGCCATGTCATCGCCTGGCAGCAGGGAGAGTACGGGGAGTTTGTCATCAAGGATCCAGACGAGGTGGCCCGCCTCTGGGGCCGCAGGAAGTGCAAACCACAGATGAATTATGACAAGCTGAGCCGGGCCCTGAG ATACTATTACAACAAGAGGATCCTTcataaaacaaaagggaaaaggttTACTTATAAATTTAACTTCAACAAGCTGGTGATGCCCAACTACCCATTCATCAACATACGGTCAAGTG GTGTGGTTCCCCAGAGTGCGCCACCAGTGCCAACAGCCTCTTCCCGCTTCCATTTCCCACCTCTGGACACCCATTCTCCAACTAGTGATGTGCAGCCAGGGCGGTTCTCTGCTAGCTCCCTAACTGCTTCTGGCCAGGAGTCAGGCACTGGCACTGATAGAAAGGTGGAGCTTTCGGAGCTGGAGGATGGCTCAGCCTCTGACTGGCGCCGGGGTGTGGATCTCATGTCCTCCCGGAATGCTGTCGGCGGAGGGATTGGCCATCAGAAGCGCAAGCCTGACATCATGCTTCCCCTGTTCTCTAGGCCAGGGATGTACCCTGACCCCCATAGTCCCTTCGCCATCTCTCCCATCCCCGGCCGTGGAGGCGTCCTGAATGTCCCCATTTCACCAGCCCTCTCCCTGACTCCCACCATCTTCTCCTATAGCCCGTCGCCAGGCCTGAGCCCCTTCACCAGCAGCAGTTGCTTCTCCTTCAACCCTGAGGAAATGAAACACTACCTTCATTCTCAAGCCTGTTCTGTGTTCAACTACCATCTGAGTCCGCGGACATTTCCTCGTTACCCGGGGCTCATGGTTCCACCGCTACAGTGCCAGATGCATCCTGAGGAGTCAACCCAGTTTTCCATCAAGCTGCAGCCCCCACCTGTCGGGCGGAAGAACCGGGAGAGGGTGGAGAGCAGCGAGGAGGCAGCGCCTGTCACTGTTCCCACGCTGGCTCCTGTCCGCCCGAGAATTAAGGTGGAACCAGCTTCTGAGAAGGATGCTGAGAGTCTCAGGCAGTCGGCACGAGAAAAGGAGGAGCGCTCTCAAGAAGAGGGCAGTGTGCCAAGCAGGaccacagaagaggaaaaaggcacCATCTTTGCCCGCCCGGCTGCACCGCCTGTCTGGCCCTCTGTACCCATTAGCACCCCAAGTGAAGAACCCCTAGAGGTGACTGAAGACAGTGAGGACAGGCCTGGCAAAGAGCCCggtgcacctgagaagaaagaagATGCCCTGATGCCTCCCAAGCTTCGGTTGAAGCGGCGCTGGAATGATGACCCTGAAGCCCGGGAGCTGAGTAAGAATGGCAAGTTCCTCTGGAATGGGTCAGGACCCCGGGGCTTGGCAACGGCCGCTGCTGACGCTTAG